The Maylandia zebra isolate NMK-2024a linkage group LG7, Mzebra_GT3a, whole genome shotgun sequence genome contains a region encoding:
- the mrps18c gene encoding small ribosomal subunit protein bS18m yields the protein MLCLRELQRWKPVLCRYGNTGVRSFAVAADEAGRTEGGLVNMENPYREPQKGCVLCDVTVDFKNIQLLSQFISPHTGRIYGRHITGLCGRKQKEVSKAIKKAQSMGFMSVTHKHPQFMKDPNICGIKHLD from the exons ATGTTGTGTCTGAGGGAGTTGCAGAGGTGGAAACCTGTCTTATGTCGTTATGGAAACACAG GTGTGCGGAGCTTCGCGGTCGCAGCAGATGAAGCCGGACGGACGGAGGGCGGG ctgGTGAACATGGAGAACCCGTACAGAGAGCCCCAGAAGGGCTGCGTCCTCTGTGACGTCACGGTGGACTTTAAAAACATCCAG CTGCTCTCTCAGTTCATCTCGCCGCACACGGGCAGGATCTATGGCCGCCACATCACAG GTTTATGCGGAAGGAAACAGAAAGAAGTGTCGAAGGCGATAAAGAAGGCTCAGTCCATGG GTTTCATGTCAGTGACGCACAAACATCCACAGTTCATGAAGGACCCTAACATCTGTGGAATCAAACATCTGGATTAG
- the abraxas1 gene encoding BRCA1-A complex subunit Abraxas 1, with protein MAEPTVRLPGIVLASLMFQHVNSDSDVEGLILGESRFDEQVTISDSQADHIHIEETYNVQKHIACHRLNTLYSRDGQVNAEELHKLLAENKQESVIGWYRQRRNSEQQMTFREKLVHENLKSALSNPHMIFVLLTPTKTTPPGSTHRMEYSAFISRSRHFMNVPVLITNLGLLEQLSYWKVSAPCSAAGYSLTMKKHGSKFFCSSGLLKEVNEVNKMNDSLQVELQKTCRDVEESERLVEMLQTEVSALRTKLRERQQSESGKESATDPGEPRKNRLLQEAVRALLASSPLFHTQTLTLQGLPVPDHTDDISTTAREAPPPSATNCRKRLREMLPEKERKRRRSKS; from the exons GAGGGGTTGATCCTCGGAGAGAGCAGGTTTGACGAGCAGGTCACCATCAGCGACTCTCAGGCCGATCACATCCACATCGAGGAAACATACA ACGTCCAGAAGCACATCGCCTGCCACAGACTGAACAC tcTGTACAGCAGGGATGGACAGGTGAACGCGGAGGAGCTACACAAGCTGCTGGCAGAGAACAAGCAG GAGAGCGTGATCGGCTGGTACCGGCAGCGCAGGAACTCGGAGCAGCAGATGACCTTCAGAGAGAAGCTGGTGCACGAGAACCTGAAGAGCGCTCTCTCCAACCCTCACATGATCTTTGTGCTGCTGACTCCCACCAAGACGACACCGCCAGGCTCCACGCACAGGATGGAGTACTCGGCCTTCATCTCCCGCAGCAG GCACTTCATGAACGTCCCcgtgctcatcaccaacctcgGCCTCCTCGAGCAGCTTTCTTACTGGAAGGTGTCGGCGCCGTGCTCTGCAGCCGGTTACAGCCTCACAATGAAGAAACACGG GTCAAAGTTCTTCTGCTCCAGCGGGCTGCTGAAGGAGGTGAACGAAGTGAATAAGATGAACGACTCGCTGCAGGTGGAGCTGCAG AAAACGTGCAGAGACGTGGAGGAGAGCGAACGCCTGGTCGAAATGCTGCAGACGGAGGTGTCAGCCCTGAGGACGAAGCtcagagagagacagcagaGCGAATCAGGAAAAG AAAGCGCCACCGACCCTGGCGAGCCAAGGAAAAACCGGCTGCTTCAGGAGGCCGTCAGGGCGCTGCTCGCCTCCTCGCCGCTCTTCCACACTCAGACGCTCACGCTGCAGGGACTTCCTGTTCCTGACCACACAGATGACATTTCCACGACAGCAAGGGAGGCGCCGCCGCCGAGCGCAACAAACTGCCGTAAAAGGTTGAGGGAAATGCTGCCAGAGAAGGAGAGGAAACGCAGGAGGAGCAAGAGCTGA